One Halobacteriovorax sp. GB3 genomic window carries:
- a CDS encoding ABC transporter substrate-binding protein, translated as MGRLLISLILTFSIFSCTKSSKLDENTLNVPIAGQISTLDPAQSFDTISASVIYQGYDQLFEYHYLKRPYQVQPLLATSMPKIENDGTRYIINIRSNIRYHDDPVFEGKPRYVKAEDFITQIKRLAFLPTNSNGWWLFKGKIKGIDEFRKQAGNDLEKFKSLKVEGLTATDDTTLVIDLVKPHPQMLYALTMTFASPMPMEAVMKYNNDLGERIIGTGAYKLKNWTRNSIITFERFENYHNRFYPAQGDRLANSRELLKDAGKKLPFIERVNFKVIKEAQTRWLNFLKGKIDYLALPKDNYNTTITPSGELNSELKKKKIKLQIFPSLTYWWLSFNMNDPIVGKNLNLRKAIAHAIDYDRYITMFTNNIGQKANSIYPPGIAGYDPSNVLPYEYSLEKAKEYLAKAGYPNGKGLPIIKYDTRGSNTTIRQRAEFIKTSLSKIGIKIDVHTNNFPAFLDKAKKGKLQFWLDGWALDYPDAENVLQLLISKNVSPYGPNSTFYSNKKVDDLFDQLKILPDGKEKFDLMVKIEKEVNEQLPWVMLFYSRNYIVSHERLKNFRHSDIIYNQIKYLKIDNR; from the coding sequence ATGGGAAGACTACTCATTAGTCTGATTTTAACTTTTTCGATCTTTTCTTGTACGAAAAGCTCAAAACTAGATGAAAATACTCTTAATGTTCCAATCGCTGGACAAATTTCGACTTTAGATCCAGCACAATCATTTGATACAATTTCAGCTTCAGTTATCTATCAAGGTTATGACCAACTCTTTGAATATCATTATTTAAAAAGACCGTACCAAGTTCAACCACTTCTTGCGACGTCTATGCCTAAAATAGAAAATGATGGCACTCGCTACATTATTAATATCCGCTCAAATATTCGCTATCACGACGACCCTGTTTTTGAAGGAAAACCTCGCTACGTTAAAGCTGAAGACTTTATCACTCAAATAAAAAGACTGGCCTTCCTTCCAACAAATAGTAATGGGTGGTGGCTTTTTAAAGGAAAGATTAAAGGTATTGACGAGTTTAGAAAGCAAGCTGGAAATGATTTAGAGAAATTCAAGTCACTAAAAGTAGAAGGTCTTACAGCAACTGACGATACGACTTTAGTCATTGATCTTGTTAAGCCACATCCTCAAATGCTCTACGCTCTCACGATGACATTTGCTTCTCCAATGCCAATGGAAGCGGTGATGAAATACAATAATGACCTTGGGGAAAGAATAATTGGAACAGGTGCATACAAGCTTAAAAACTGGACAAGAAATTCAATCATTACTTTTGAGAGATTTGAAAATTATCACAATCGTTTTTATCCTGCTCAAGGTGATCGACTGGCCAATAGTCGTGAGCTATTAAAAGATGCTGGTAAAAAGCTACCATTTATCGAAAGAGTTAATTTCAAAGTCATTAAAGAAGCGCAAACAAGATGGCTAAATTTCCTTAAAGGAAAAATAGACTACCTCGCACTTCCAAAAGATAATTATAATACGACAATCACTCCTTCAGGTGAGCTAAATTCAGAATTAAAGAAGAAGAAAATTAAGTTACAAATTTTCCCTTCACTTACTTACTGGTGGCTTTCATTCAATATGAATGATCCAATTGTTGGGAAGAACCTCAATCTTAGAAAAGCGATTGCTCACGCTATTGATTATGATCGCTATATTACAATGTTTACAAATAATATTGGTCAAAAGGCAAACTCAATCTACCCTCCGGGTATTGCAGGATATGATCCTTCCAATGTCTTGCCTTATGAGTATAGTTTAGAAAAAGCAAAAGAGTATCTTGCCAAAGCAGGCTATCCAAATGGAAAAGGTCTTCCAATTATCAAGTATGATACGCGTGGATCAAATACAACGATTAGACAAAGAGCTGAGTTTATTAAAACTTCTCTATCTAAAATTGGGATAAAGATTGATGTTCATACGAATAATTTTCCGGCCTTTCTCGATAAGGCCAAAAAAGGAAAACTACAATTTTGGCTAGACGGATGGGCGCTAGATTATCCTGATGCTGAGAATGTTCTTCAACTTCTTATCTCAAAGAACGTAAGTCCTTATGGACCAAACTCTACATTTTATTCTAATAAGAAAGTAGATGATCTATTTGATCAGTTGAAGATACTTCCAGATGGAAAAGAAAAGTTCGATCTAATGGTAAAAATTGAGAAAGAAGTTAATGAGCAACTTCCTTGGGTCATGCTCTTTTATTCAAGAAACTATATTGTTTCACACGAAAGACTCAAGAATTTCCGTCACTCAGACATTATTTACAATCAAATTAAGTACCTAAAAATAGATAATAGGTAG
- a CDS encoding AMP-dependent synthetase/ligase: MKLDQKTISNLFLKRVEKTPHHDAVGWIENNTVRYLSFETYFNEVSKVSNGLYSLGITKEDKVSILGQTSLKWNLLDLGSLCAGSTVVPIYHTYTEEEVEYILNHSGAALIFVENSSQLKKVTDVQEKLTALKWIVMFDEIEASDKVKIKEGITIFSLQELKEQGKDFKEKQPQYHKEKMESIQEVDMASIIYTSGTTGVPKGAVVTHKAVTTMLLNIHQRLGSIINGDKLLTFLPLSHVLGRCDSLLPLALGSQNIYAESIDKIIDNLALVKPNVMIAVPRIFEKVYAGILEKIENSGTITKKMFHWAKEVSDRYFEKIQNDKAPTTREIIERKLAYKLVFSKIYKRFGGEIRFFVSGGAPLSPKIIEFLRNANLTILEGYGLTETIAPCALNPLSKQIPGTVGTPLGDVQIGFADDGEILIKTEALFKEYYKNPEATEEAFDGEWFKSGDIGELTSEGYIRITDRKKDIIITSGGKNVAPQKIENMLKTKPHISNFMVVGDKRKYLSGVVSIEKDSFLDELPAMGLETSCSLEEIAKHPRTREILLKEIEETNAELARFETIKKFYISPEEFTIENGLLTPSLKLRKKEILKKFATEIDALY, from the coding sequence ATGAAACTTGATCAAAAAACGATATCAAACCTCTTCCTTAAAAGAGTTGAAAAAACCCCTCATCACGATGCCGTTGGTTGGATTGAAAACAATACTGTTCGTTATCTTTCATTCGAAACTTATTTCAATGAAGTGTCCAAAGTAAGTAATGGGCTCTACTCATTAGGTATTACGAAAGAAGATAAAGTCTCAATTCTCGGACAGACGAGCTTAAAGTGGAACTTATTAGACTTAGGTTCTCTATGTGCTGGATCTACTGTTGTTCCAATTTATCATACGTATACTGAAGAAGAAGTTGAATATATTTTAAATCATTCAGGTGCTGCTTTAATATTTGTTGAAAATTCATCTCAACTAAAAAAAGTCACAGATGTACAAGAGAAGCTAACAGCTCTTAAATGGATTGTGATGTTCGATGAGATTGAAGCGAGTGACAAAGTAAAGATTAAGGAGGGAATAACAATATTTTCTCTACAAGAACTGAAAGAGCAAGGTAAAGATTTTAAGGAAAAGCAACCTCAGTACCACAAAGAAAAAATGGAAAGCATCCAAGAAGTAGATATGGCCTCAATCATCTACACTTCGGGTACAACAGGTGTTCCCAAAGGGGCAGTTGTTACACATAAAGCTGTGACAACAATGCTTTTAAACATTCACCAAAGGCTTGGAAGCATTATTAATGGAGATAAGCTTCTTACGTTTCTTCCGCTATCTCATGTTCTAGGTCGTTGTGATTCTTTACTCCCTCTGGCCCTTGGTTCTCAAAATATTTACGCTGAATCAATTGATAAAATCATCGATAACTTGGCCTTGGTAAAACCAAATGTAATGATTGCTGTACCAAGAATTTTTGAAAAAGTTTATGCAGGAATCCTAGAAAAAATCGAAAACTCAGGAACTATAACAAAGAAGATGTTCCACTGGGCAAAAGAAGTCTCTGATCGTTACTTTGAAAAGATTCAAAATGATAAAGCACCTACAACGAGAGAAATTATTGAAAGAAAACTGGCCTACAAACTAGTCTTCTCAAAAATATATAAGAGATTTGGTGGAGAAATTCGCTTTTTCGTTTCAGGAGGAGCGCCACTCTCACCTAAGATCATCGAGTTTCTAAGAAATGCAAATCTCACTATTCTCGAAGGTTACGGACTTACTGAAACAATTGCTCCGTGTGCACTAAACCCACTCAGTAAGCAAATCCCAGGAACAGTTGGAACTCCTCTGGGAGATGTACAAATTGGTTTTGCTGACGATGGGGAAATCCTCATCAAAACAGAGGCTCTTTTTAAAGAATACTACAAAAACCCAGAGGCGACGGAAGAAGCATTCGATGGAGAATGGTTTAAATCTGGAGATATCGGGGAATTAACTAGTGAAGGTTATATCAGAATTACCGATAGAAAGAAGGACATCATCATTACCTCTGGCGGAAAGAATGTCGCACCACAAAAAATTGAAAATATGCTGAAAACAAAGCCACATATTTCTAATTTCATGGTTGTTGGAGACAAAAGAAAGTACCTCTCTGGAGTCGTTTCTATTGAAAAAGATAGCTTCTTAGACGAACTTCCGGCCATGGGGCTTGAAACAAGTTGTAGCTTAGAGGAAATAGCGAAGCACCCAAGAACACGAGAAATTCTATTGAAAGAGATTGAAGAGACTAATGCTGAGTTAGCAAGATTTGAAACAATAAAGAAATTTTATATATCACCAGAAGAGTTCACTATTGAGAATGGACTTCTGACTCCTTCCCTTAAGCTCAGAAAGAAGGAAATACTGAAAAAATTTGCTACCGAGATAGACGCACTGTACTAA